One Weissella coleopterorum DNA segment encodes these proteins:
- a CDS encoding peptide MFS transporter — MSTEETKEKKFFGQPIGLATLFMTEMWERFSYYGMRAILLYYMWHLIAVGDLNITRAVAASIMAIYASMVYLSGSLGGYIADRMIGSRKAVFLGGVFIMLGHIVLALPFGSSALFGSIALIIIGTGLLKPNVSSLVGSLYTPQDRRRDAGFSIFVFGINLGSFISPLLVGWTQENFGFHVAFGLAAIGMFFGLLQYYFGGKKDLPSDGMYPTDPLQPEEIKPLIIKTVLALITLGLVITLMMLMGWNNISDFINLLTIVAVAIPVMYFVQMLTSSKVSKQERSRVLAYLPLFFGAVLFWALEEQGSVVLATFAQNRVVHSWIPAAWFQSLNPFFIMLYTPFFATLWSRWKKNAPSAPLKFAIGLIFAGASFLLLAIPGSLWGTSGRVSPFWLLGSWALIIIGEMLISPVGLSVTTKLAPRAFTVQMMSLWFLSSAVGSALNAQFVGLYSPQTEVQYFFIFGLVAVILGIIMIFLVRMIIRLMDGVE, encoded by the coding sequence ATGAGTACAGAAGAAACAAAAGAAAAGAAATTTTTCGGTCAACCAATTGGACTCGCAACTTTATTTATGACTGAGATGTGGGAACGTTTTTCATATTATGGAATGCGGGCCATCTTGTTGTATTATATGTGGCATTTAATTGCTGTTGGTGATTTGAATATCACACGAGCTGTAGCAGCATCGATTATGGCAATTTATGCCTCGATGGTGTATCTGTCAGGTTCGTTAGGAGGATATATTGCGGATCGCATGATTGGATCACGTAAAGCTGTCTTCTTAGGTGGAGTGTTCATTATGTTAGGACACATCGTGCTAGCATTGCCCTTTGGATCATCAGCACTATTTGGTTCAATTGCATTAATTATCATTGGAACAGGACTTCTTAAGCCCAATGTTTCTTCGTTAGTTGGTTCTCTTTATACCCCACAAGATCGGCGACGTGATGCTGGGTTCTCAATTTTCGTGTTTGGGATTAACCTTGGCTCGTTTATTTCACCCCTCTTAGTTGGATGGACACAAGAAAACTTTGGCTTTCATGTTGCCTTTGGTTTAGCAGCGATTGGGATGTTCTTTGGACTTCTTCAATATTACTTCGGGGGTAAGAAAGACTTACCATCAGATGGAATGTATCCAACAGATCCGTTGCAGCCAGAAGAAATTAAGCCATTGATTATCAAAACTGTTTTAGCTCTAATTACATTAGGTTTGGTAATCACATTAATGATGTTAATGGGATGGAATAACATTTCTGACTTCATTAATTTGTTAACAATTGTCGCTGTTGCCATTCCGGTGATGTATTTCGTACAGATGTTGACATCAAGTAAGGTTTCAAAGCAAGAACGGTCACGGGTGTTGGCTTACTTACCATTGTTCTTTGGAGCAGTATTATTTTGGGCCTTGGAAGAACAAGGATCGGTAGTCTTGGCGACCTTTGCTCAAAACCGAGTGGTTCATTCATGGATCCCGGCGGCATGGTTCCAGTCACTTAATCCCTTCTTCATTATGTTATATACACCATTCTTTGCGACATTATGGAGTCGTTGGAAGAAGAATGCGCCTTCAGCTCCTTTGAAATTCGCGATTGGATTAATTTTTGCGGGTGCTTCATTCTTGTTGTTGGCAATTCCTGGTTCTCTATGGGGGACCAGTGGACGTGTTTCACCATTCTGGCTGCTTGGTTCATGGGCGCTAATCATTATTGGAGAAATGTTGATTTCACCAGTAGGATTATCAGTAACAACTAAGCTTGCGCCACGAGCCTTCACTGTGCAAATGATGTCACTTTGGTTCTTGTCATCTGCCGTAGGATCAGCCTTGAATGCGCAATTCGTTGGTCTATATTCACCACAAACGGAAGTTCAATACTTCTTTATTTTCGGATTAGTAGCCGTGATTTTGGGAATCATTATGATTTTCTTAGTTCGAATGATTATTCGTTTGATGGATGGTGTAGAATAA
- a CDS encoding acyltransferase family protein: MEQQKAPKRRYITGFDGLRALAVLGVIGFHLWPDRIVGGWLGVPLFFILSGYLITDLLIQEYEQTGHIKVISFWVRRLKRLMPALFTMLLLTSVVIFWYFKPLLYNLRAIISTNLIYIYNFWAIKHGGSYFDQWNHPSPFTHLWSLSIEGQFYLLWPIIVLILMKLKFSRRKIGGGLMLGAAISAILMAILYSSTNLNRVYYGTDTRMFAVLLGTALAFVWPSNRFKLVIKPTVKRSLDLIGWVGLLIVALAIFTLNGQWAFTYYGGMFLITLIMVVLVAITAHPASAFSKILNQSFLRYLGTRSYSIYLYQLPVFVLYSHWIHRPVQLVDIVIELVWVLVLAEISYRYIEKVFKSSRFWHNIPTNGGPQIYAAGLLFLIVSGTHALMLPQTGQQPPKTKLEHRLTKNQQQLKQANRKAQQAEKQANRPVKVEPALLDQYAINEQQYQKLQNLPISAVGDSLLLNAGPNLQKVMPQMTVDAQIGRQVTDVINIIKTLKEQNNLADQVLITSGTNGTVSKDQIKQVMEIVGKHRTVYWVNDFAERNWVAGNNQNLLQVASRHSNLKIVNWDVTAKQHMEWLGRDQVHPNPTGSVEYTKTILRSILKTGKNQ; encoded by the coding sequence ATGGAACAACAAAAAGCGCCAAAGCGCCGATATATAACTGGGTTTGATGGGTTAAGAGCGCTAGCAGTACTGGGCGTGATTGGTTTTCATCTATGGCCGGATCGAATTGTGGGTGGTTGGTTAGGAGTTCCGCTTTTCTTTATTCTATCGGGTTATTTAATTACAGATTTATTGATCCAAGAATATGAACAAACTGGTCATATTAAGGTTATATCCTTTTGGGTGCGACGATTAAAACGACTAATGCCTGCATTGTTTACGATGTTGTTATTGACGTCTGTGGTCATCTTTTGGTATTTCAAACCGCTATTATATAATTTAAGAGCGATCATCAGTACTAATTTAATTTATATATATAATTTTTGGGCTATTAAGCATGGCGGATCATATTTTGATCAATGGAATCATCCCTCGCCGTTTACTCACCTTTGGTCGTTATCAATTGAAGGGCAGTTTTATCTACTTTGGCCAATTATTGTTTTGATTTTAATGAAGTTGAAATTTTCGCGACGTAAAATTGGTGGAGGATTAATGCTGGGTGCTGCAATCTCAGCTATCTTGATGGCAATCCTTTACAGCTCTACTAACCTCAATCGGGTTTATTATGGTACGGATACACGTATGTTTGCAGTGCTATTGGGCACGGCTTTAGCATTTGTTTGGCCTTCTAATCGTTTTAAGTTGGTAATTAAACCAACTGTTAAACGTAGCCTTGATCTTATCGGATGGGTGGGATTGCTTATCGTGGCGCTGGCGATCTTTACTCTAAACGGGCAGTGGGCCTTCACCTACTATGGTGGCATGTTTTTGATCACACTTATAATGGTGGTTTTGGTTGCAATTACGGCGCATCCGGCTTCGGCTTTTAGTAAAATTTTGAATCAAAGTTTCTTACGTTATCTTGGAACGCGCTCGTATAGTATTTATTTATATCAGTTACCGGTTTTTGTACTTTATAGTCATTGGATTCACCGACCAGTTCAATTGGTTGATATTGTAATTGAACTCGTATGGGTTTTAGTCCTGGCAGAAATTAGTTATCGTTATATTGAAAAGGTTTTTAAAAGTAGCCGTTTCTGGCATAACATACCAACCAACGGCGGACCGCAAATCTATGCCGCGGGGCTGCTCTTTTTAATAGTTAGTGGTACACATGCGTTGATGTTACCACAGACGGGACAACAGCCACCCAAGACAAAATTAGAGCATCGATTAACTAAAAATCAACAACAACTAAAACAGGCTAATCGAAAAGCGCAGCAAGCTGAAAAACAAGCCAATCGGCCGGTTAAGGTTGAACCAGCATTATTGGATCAATACGCTATTAATGAGCAACAGTATCAAAAATTACAAAATCTGCCAATTTCAGCCGTAGGTGATTCTTTACTCTTGAATGCCGGGCCTAATTTGCAAAAAGTGATGCCACAGATGACAGTCGATGCACAAATTGGCCGACAAGTAACAGACGTTATTAATATCATTAAAACTTTAAAGGAGCAAAATAATTTAGCAGATCAAGTTCTGATTACTAGTGGAACGAATGGGACCGTTTCAAAAGATCAGATCAAGCAGGTGATGGAAATAGTGGGAAAGCATCGAACCGTTTATTGGGTGAACGACTTTGCTGAACGTAATTGGGTAGCTGGAAATAATCAAAATTTATTGCAGGTAGCTTCACGGCATTCGAATTTAAAAATCGTGAATTGGGACGTAACTGCAAAACAACACATGGAGTGGCTTGGGCGCGATCAAGTACACCCAAACCCGACTGGATCTGTCGAGTATACTAAAACGATTCTCCGTAGTATTTTAAAAACGGGGAAGAATCAGTAA
- a CDS encoding SDR family oxidoreductase, with the protein MTNKKLIVITGASSGFGAEIAKLFNVAGNPLLLIGRNIKRMEALPLDFQNVMLAQVDVTNLEDFTASVRAAEAKFGPTDLLVNNAGVMLLGNVENQSAHEWQTMLDTNVMGVLNGTQVVLQNMIDRQGGTIINMSSIAGFKAFTNHAAYVASKFGVHGATETIRQEVASKNVRISLVAPGAAETDLLTHVTSASALSDYQAWKESMGGLTLDPKYVAQTVKYIYDMPQAVEIREVSIAATRQDA; encoded by the coding sequence ATGACAAATAAAAAATTAATCGTAATTACTGGAGCTAGTTCTGGTTTTGGAGCAGAAATTGCAAAACTTTTCAACGTGGCAGGTAACCCCTTGTTACTCATCGGACGGAATATCAAACGCATGGAGGCCTTACCTCTTGATTTCCAAAACGTCATGTTGGCTCAAGTTGATGTCACTAATTTAGAAGACTTTACCGCCAGTGTACGGGCTGCCGAAGCAAAATTCGGACCAACCGACTTGTTAGTTAATAATGCTGGTGTGATGCTACTTGGTAATGTTGAAAATCAATCAGCACACGAGTGGCAAACCATGTTGGATACCAACGTCATGGGAGTCTTAAATGGTACACAGGTGGTCCTACAAAACATGATCGATCGTCAAGGTGGCACAATCATCAATATGTCTTCAATCGCTGGATTCAAAGCGTTCACTAACCATGCCGCATATGTGGCTTCTAAGTTTGGAGTCCATGGTGCAACTGAAACTATTCGCCAAGAAGTGGCTAGTAAAAATGTTCGTATCTCGCTCGTTGCTCCCGGAGCTGCCGAAACGGATTTATTAACCCATGTCACTAGTGCATCCGCTTTATCTGATTATCAGGCTTGGAAGGAATCAATGGGTGGTTTGACCCTCGATCCTAAATATGTTGCCCAAACCGTTAAATATATTTATGATATGCCTCAAGCAGTCGAAATCCGAGAAGTCTCAATTGCCGCTACCCGTCAAGACGCATAA
- a CDS encoding MarR family winged helix-turn-helix transcriptional regulator, with protein MNQQVENKAIQIDTLLNQLHTVAEQQREILFGTVQSDITTTQGHILMLLNQKGPQTNKELAEALQVSRAAITKAMKGLQTSECNCVIPVLDAKDARLIRFTVNHQGAIFAKLHGEQHAATLAVYEKIMQEFSSSEQQVIGRFITALDECLQEE; from the coding sequence ATGAATCAACAAGTTGAAAATAAAGCCATTCAAATTGATACATTATTAAATCAATTACATACGGTGGCAGAGCAACAACGTGAAATTTTATTTGGGACGGTACAAAGCGATATTACAACAACACAAGGGCATATTTTAATGCTGTTAAATCAGAAGGGACCACAAACTAATAAAGAGTTAGCAGAAGCCTTGCAAGTGAGTCGGGCGGCAATCACGAAGGCGATGAAGGGATTACAAACGAGTGAATGTAACTGTGTCATTCCAGTACTAGATGCAAAAGATGCGCGGTTAATTCGTTTTACTGTTAATCACCAAGGTGCCATTTTTGCTAAGTTACATGGCGAACAACATGCAGCAACTTTAGCAGTTTATGAGAAAATCATGCAAGAATTTTCGTCAAGTGAGCAACAGGTGATTGGTCGCTTTATTACGGCATTGGATGAATGTTTACAAGAGGAGTAG
- a CDS encoding DUF975 family protein yields the protein MMGITTLKKEAWQKLRNNWRFLVVLTWPLIAWQIFTLLLSYGDSIQEGVTVVKPSSVLFALSRTLWAGLIEAIIIGVISLGVMWTMVEWSRDKMEFKQTGLLSFRFFKRETVIDSVVLMAIRFLYTLLWSCLLVVPGIIKNISYSQAEFIYAEDVKRGVAIESINEYITRSRVLMDGHKWEYFLLQITFIPWWILVALTSGLATFWVIPYYELTMTNFYLGLKKAQADDLDTKDDSTSEVIEDDK from the coding sequence ATGATGGGAATAACCACATTAAAAAAAGAAGCATGGCAAAAATTAAGAAATAATTGGCGATTTTTGGTAGTTTTAACCTGGCCTTTGATCGCATGGCAAATTTTTACATTGTTATTATCATATGGCGATAGTATTCAAGAAGGAGTGACGGTTGTTAAGCCATCGTCCGTTTTGTTTGCTTTGAGCCGGACCCTTTGGGCGGGATTAATTGAGGCGATCATCATTGGTGTCATCTCACTAGGTGTGATGTGGACAATGGTGGAGTGGAGTCGCGATAAAATGGAGTTCAAACAAACCGGATTGTTGAGCTTTCGTTTCTTTAAACGTGAAACGGTGATTGATTCAGTCGTCTTGATGGCCATTCGCTTCCTGTACACATTGTTATGGTCATGTTTATTGGTAGTTCCTGGAATTATTAAAAATATTTCTTATTCACAGGCTGAATTTATTTATGCAGAAGATGTGAAGCGGGGCGTCGCAATTGAATCCATTAATGAATATATCACCCGTTCACGAGTCTTAATGGATGGTCATAAATGGGAATACTTTTTACTTCAAATTACATTTATTCCATGGTGGATCTTAGTGGCTTTGACTAGTGGGTTAGCTACTTTTTGGGTGATACCATATTATGAATTAACAATGACTAATTTCTATCTAGGTTTGAAAAAGGCACAAGCTGACGATTTAGATACAAAGGATGATTCTACCTCTGAAGTAATTGAGGATGATAAGTAA
- a CDS encoding MucBP domain-containing protein, with product MAAEKHLSGDLGTDFKTEQQNIAGYTFKEIKGNATGKFTKVAQVVTYIYQKDVVQKGQVTVKYVDEAGIEIADAKILRGDLGTNYVTDKIAIDGYTFKKIEGNALGQFAKADQVVTYIYSKDVDNTPVIPTEPITPDQPAPVQPEDPDQPAPKNNVVDTVVKTVTTVLPHTAAQKVTFLGLISLGLAALTGLLIMKRRK from the coding sequence ATTGCCGCTGAAAAGCATTTGAGTGGAGATCTTGGTACCGACTTTAAAACAGAACAACAGAATATTGCGGGGTATACCTTCAAAGAAATTAAAGGTAATGCTACTGGTAAGTTTACTAAGGTAGCTCAAGTTGTGACGTATATCTATCAAAAAGATGTAGTTCAAAAGGGCCAAGTGACAGTTAAGTATGTTGATGAAGCAGGTATAGAGATTGCGGATGCTAAGATCTTACGTGGAGATCTTGGGACAAATTATGTGACTGATAAAATAGCAATCGATGGGTATACCTTCAAAAAGATCGAAGGTAATGCTTTGGGACAATTTGCCAAGGCGGATCAAGTTGTGACCTATATCTATAGCAAAGATGTTGATAATACGCCAGTGATTCCAACTGAGCCAATTACACCAGACCAACCAGCGCCAGTGCAACCAGAGGATCCAGATCAACCAGCACCAAAAAATAACGTGGTTGATACCGTAGTTAAAACTGTGACGACGGTCCTTCCTCATACGGCTGCTCAAAAAGTTACCTTCTTGGGATTGATTAGTCTGGGCTTAGCGGCCTTAACTGGATTATTAATTATGAAGCGCCGCAAGTAA
- a CDS encoding GNAT family N-acetyltransferase translates to MALIYLRKAKDVNLKRIMDIIKDAQASLKSENVPQWQDGYPDKNNILLDIKNNNLYEIMFNNNIAGIIAIQYTNEPNYDSLTGGNWENDDDYATIHRLAIDSKYAGNNLGVISFYNAITLIKNNNYKSVRIDTHKQNKRVQYLLKKIGFNHRGTIHINDPHGDLDTNAYELTIK, encoded by the coding sequence ATGGCACTAATATATTTACGTAAGGCTAAGGACGTTAACTTAAAACGAATAATGGACATTATCAAAGATGCACAAGCATCTTTAAAATCAGAAAACGTTCCTCAATGGCAAGATGGTTACCCAGATAAAAATAATATTTTACTGGATATTAAAAATAATAATTTGTACGAAATTATGTTCAATAATAATATTGCTGGCATCATTGCCATTCAATATACTAATGAACCAAATTATGATTCATTAACGGGTGGTAACTGGGAAAATGACGATGATTACGCTACAATTCATCGGCTGGCCATAGATTCAAAATATGCGGGTAATAATCTAGGTGTTATTTCATTCTATAATGCTATTACCCTTATTAAAAATAATAACTATAAATCAGTACGAATTGATACACATAAACAAAACAAACGAGTACAATATTTGCTTAAAAAAATTGGATTTAATCATCGGGGAACCATTCACATAAATGATCCTCATGGAGATTTAGATACAAATGCGTATGAACTAACAATAAAATAA
- a CDS encoding ArsR/SmtB family transcription factor has protein sequence MTENIELINETQKILKVLSNSTRLNILLLLEHNSLSVNELVQKLKVSQPAISKQLNILKKFQIVTFKQQGTTNFYKLDDLHILTVIKSTMDHAQHILNNQKCDNN, from the coding sequence ATGACAGAAAACATCGAATTAATTAACGAAACACAAAAGATACTAAAAGTCTTAAGTAACTCTACCCGTTTAAATATTCTACTGTTGCTTGAGCATAATTCTCTATCTGTTAATGAATTAGTTCAAAAATTAAAGGTGTCTCAACCAGCAATATCAAAGCAACTAAATATATTAAAAAAATTCCAAATTGTAACCTTTAAACAACAAGGTACTACAAACTTTTACAAGTTAGATGATTTACATATCCTTACTGTTATTAAATCGACAATGGATCATGCACAACATATTCTAAATAATCAAAAGTGTGACAATAACTAA
- a CDS encoding IS3 family transposase (programmed frameshift), translating to MVIKYSNDFKESIVSLHKVGRSANSLAKEYNVSVSTVSKWVNQADPNNTKVLSANEKALIKENKQLKEELDIFKTSSGAYGEKLIIKGRIPTLKIINDNLQVGHRITKILNVLRIPRSTYYGYIHWKPGKTLLRRNFIKQKVLDAWLKYPMYGYPRLTILLNRQLKIKISQRMVYKQMYALKIRSRMTKRINKPKTHTEYDQRPNLIKGLPDQSNILLTDITYIPVKNTWVYLASMYNPVTRRVISYKVGSHMTKELATDVINQVAVKSVKPSIIHSDMGSQYTSDLFESTLTRFGIKHSYSRKGQPGDNARIESFHSILKREYINFQEFKTIHEAIAGIDSYIRWYNSDRISLVA from the exons ATGGTTATCAAATATTCAAATGACTTTAAAGAATCGATCGTAAGCTTGCATAAAGTTGGTCGTTCAGCTAATTCATTAGCAAAAGAATACAACGTTAGTGTTTCAACGGTTTCTAAATGGGTTAATCAAGCCGATCCTAACAATACGAAAGTATTGTCAGCAAATGAAAAGGCATTGATTAAAGAAAATAAACAACTAAAAGAAGAACTTGATATTT TTAAAACGAGCAGCGGTGCTTATGGCGAAAAATTGATCATCAAAGGACGTATTCCTACCTTAAAAATTATTAATGACAATCTACAGGTTGGGCACCGCATTACTAAAATTTTGAACGTCCTCAGAATTCCACGATCGACTTATTATGGCTATATACATTGGAAGCCTGGTAAAACCCTTCTTCGTCGCAATTTCATTAAGCAAAAGGTATTAGATGCATGGTTAAAATATCCTATGTATGGATACCCGCGATTAACAATTTTATTAAATCGTCAGTTAAAAATTAAAATTAGCCAGCGTATGGTTTATAAACAGATGTACGCTTTAAAAATTAGGTCTAGGATGACTAAACGAATTAATAAGCCTAAAACACATACTGAATATGATCAACGACCAAATCTAATTAAAGGATTACCTGATCAATCCAATATTCTTTTAACAGATATTACGTATATTCCCGTTAAAAATACTTGGGTTTATCTAGCTAGTATGTACAATCCCGTAACCCGGCGGGTTATTTCTTATAAAGTTGGAAGTCATATGACTAAGGAATTAGCAACCGACGTCATTAATCAAGTCGCAGTAAAGTCTGTTAAACCAAGCATTATTCATAGCGATATGGGGAGTCAGTATACAAGCGATTTATTTGAAAGTACTTTAACTCGTTTTGGGATTAAGCATTCTTATTCTCGTAAAGGACAACCTGGTGATAACGCAAGAATTGAGAGCTTTCACTCAATTTTGAAGCGTGAATACATTAATTTTCAAGAATTTAAGACAATTCATGAAGCAATAGCTGGCATTGATAGCTATATTCGCTGGTATAACAGTGATCGAATTTCCCTTGTAGCGTAG
- a CDS encoding cadmium resistance transporter, protein MVIKPNGYKKKGVYMYITLMTSLFIGANLDFFILLIPLFKKHGFKNTIIGYVFGVIGMYLISATMGQFIQILLPMWVIGILGLVPIWYGIRGGDEEAKNTKLTMSIFTVAIVYLTSCSADNLALYVPVLSTLSINQSVIYGLYFIVLAIMTGILAHRISNIRVVTVIFDKFGDIITRIIYIGIGLFVIIESGLLNKILNLLF, encoded by the coding sequence ATGGTTATAAAACCAAATGGTTATAAAAAGAAAGGTGTTTATATGTATATTACATTGATGACTAGCTTATTTATTGGAGCTAATTTAGATTTCTTTATATTACTTATACCATTATTTAAAAAACATGGATTTAAAAATACTATTATTGGATATGTATTTGGTGTTATAGGTATGTATTTAATAAGTGCAACCATGGGTCAATTTATTCAAATTTTACTACCTATGTGGGTGATTGGTATTTTAGGTTTAGTACCTATTTGGTATGGAATACGGGGTGGAGATGAGGAGGCTAAAAATACTAAATTAACTATGTCTATTTTCACTGTGGCTATTGTGTACTTAACTTCATGTAGTGCGGATAATTTAGCACTGTATGTCCCTGTTTTATCAACATTATCAATTAATCAAAGCGTTATTTATGGATTGTACTTTATTGTTTTAGCAATAATGACAGGTATATTAGCCCATCGTATAAGTAACATAAGAGTTGTAACAGTTATCTTTGATAAGTTTGGAGATATTATTACTAGAATTATTTACATTGGTATAGGATTATTCGTAATCATAGAAAGCGGATTGCTAAATAAAATTTTAAATTTATTATTTTAA
- a CDS encoding MerR family transcriptional regulator: MNYNIGQISKQFQIPVSTLRYYDKKGLLPFASRNQKNERVFSEDSIKYLHVIHCLKEIGLSISQIKLFIDLCMQGDETLQARLGYIQAQKVQLQAQIENLERQMHFIDWKEQYYQTAVQAGTEDVVRNLPSPFDE; encoded by the coding sequence ATGAATTATAATATTGGACAAATTTCAAAACAGTTTCAAATCCCCGTTTCAACCCTGAGATATTACGATAAAAAGGGTCTGTTACCCTTTGCGAGTAGGAATCAAAAAAATGAACGGGTTTTTTCCGAAGATAGTATTAAATATCTTCATGTAATTCATTGTTTGAAAGAAATTGGTTTATCAATTAGCCAGATTAAGTTATTTATTGATTTATGTATGCAGGGGGATGAAACTTTACAAGCTCGTTTGGGATATATTCAGGCTCAAAAGGTTCAGTTGCAAGCACAGATTGAAAATTTAGAACGTCAGATGCATTTTATTGACTGGAAAGAGCAATATTATCAAACAGCTGTCCAAGCGGGGACCGAAGATGTTGTACGTAATTTACCATCACCTTTTGATGAGTAG